GCGACATCCACTGCGTGAGCCCGTCGAGCAGGGCCGGGACGTGCTCGACGCCGTGGCGCATGAGGGCGGAGGCGGTCATGACGGCGTCGGCGCCGGACAGCAGGTACTTCACGACGTCGTCCCACTGATCCACCCCTGTGGTCGCGGCGAGGGAGCCGGCGACGTGGCGGCGCAGGATCGCGATCCAGGTGCGCGCCAGCCGGGCGTCGTCGGGCCGGGACAAGCCCGCGAACGGCTGGACGGCCAGGGTCTCCACGTCGATGTCGGGCTGCTGGAAGCGGTTGAACAGCACCAGGCCGTCGGCACCGGCCTGGTCGAGCCGCAGCGCCACCTCGCCGGGCGAGCTGAAGTGGGGGCTCAGCTTCACGGCGACCGGGATGGACACGACGGACCGCACCCGGCGCAGGATCGCGAGGTGCGTCTCCTCGACCTCTCGCCCGGTCATGTGCGGGTCGCCGGGGACGAAGTAGACGTTGATCTCGATGGCGGCCGCGCCGGCGTCCTGCAGTGACCTGGCGAAGTCCTCCCACCCCCCGGGCGTGCTGCCGTTGAGGCTGGCGATCACCGGCACGTCCACGACGCCCGCGGACCGCTCGACGAGGTCGAGGTAGCGCTGCGGACGGCCCGGCAGGCCGCTGTAGCCGGTAGGGAAGAACGTCAGTGCCTCGCTGAACGCGTCAGCACGTGCCTCGACGAGCTCCTCGTCGCGCTCCTGCTCCTTGCGCAGCTGCTCCTCGAAAAGGGACGGCAGCACGACGGCGCCGATGCCTGCAGCAGCGAGCTTGCGAACTCCGTTGACACTGCGCGTCATCGGCGACGCCGACGCGACGATGGGGTTGGCGAGGGGCAGTCCCAGGTAGGTGGTCGAGAGGTCCATCACGAGCTCCTTCGCGCGTCGGCGGTGAACTGGCTGGCGCTGCGCGTCGCCATCTCCTCGTAGGTGGCCCAGCGCTGGTCGACCGCCTCCTGCGCCAGCGCGAGCAGCCGCTCTGCCTCCACCGGGTCGGCGTTGCGCAGCATGCGGTAGCGCAGCTCTCGGTAGATGTAGTCCTCCAGCGGGATCCGCGGCCGCGGCGAGTCGAGCATGAACGGGTTGCGACCGCCCGCGCGGGCCACGGGGTCGTAGCGCACCAGCGGCCAGTGGCCGCTCGCGACGGCCCGGTACTGCTGGTCGAGGCCGTCCTTCATCTCGATGCCGTGGGCGATGCAGTGGCTGTAGGCGATGATCAGCGACGGACCGTCGAAGGCCTCGGCCTCCCGGAAGGCGGTGAGGGTCTGCTGCGCGTCGGCGCCCATGGCGACCCGCGCGACGTAGACGTTGCCGTAGGCGATCGCCTGGAGGGCGAGGTCCTTCTTCGCCATCGTCTTTCCGGCAGCGGCGAACTTGGCTACGGCGCCGAGCGGCGTCGCCTTGGACGACTGGCCGCCGGTGTTGGAGTAGACCTCGGTGTCGAGGACCAGGACGTTCACGTCGCGACCGCTGGCCAGGACGTGGTCGAGCCCCCCGGAGCCGATGTCGTAGGCCCACCCGTCGCCCCCCACGATCCACACGCTGCGACGCAGCAGGTGGTCCGAGACGCTGCGCAGGTCCTCGACGGCCGACCCCTCCAGCGAGCTCAGCCGGCGGTTCAGCTCGGCGACCCGCTCGCGCTGCGCGGCCAGCTCGAACTCGCGCACCTGGGGAGCGTCGAGGATCGCGTCGGCAAGCTCGGTCCCGACCTGCGGGCGCAGCTCGGTGAGCCGCTCGCGCGCCAGCCTCGTGTGCAGGTCGGCGGCCAGGCGCAGGCCGAGGCCGAACTCGGCGTTGTCCTCGAAGAGCGAGTTCGACCAGGCCGGGCCGCGCCCCTCAGCGTTCTTCGTCCACGGTGTCGTCGGCAGGTTGCCGCCGTAGATCGAGGAGCACCCGGTGGCATTCGCGACGGTGAGCCGCTCGCCGAACAGCTGGGTCAGCAGCTTCAGGTAGGGCGTCTCCCCGCATCCCGCGCACGCGCCGGAGAACTCGAAGAGCGGCTGGAGGAACTGGGTGCCACGCACCGTGCCGAAGTCGACGCGCGAGCGGTCGGCCGTGGGCAGGGTCTCGAAGAACGCGATGTTGGGCTGCTCGCGTTCGACCTGCTCGTCCACCGGTGCGAGGTTGATGGCCTTGCGGCTGGCGTCGGTCACGGGGCTCACCGGGCACGCCTCGACGCAGAGGCCGCAGCCCGTGCAGTCCTCGACGTAGACCTGCAGGGCGTAGCGGGTCGTCGGCAGGCCGACAGCGTCGAGCGGCATGCTCCGGAAACCCGTTGGGGCGTCGGCGAGCTCACCCTCGTCGAAGTACTTCGAGCGGATCACGCTGTGCGGGCAGACGAAGCTGCACGTGCCGCACTGGATGCAGGTGGACGGGTCCCACTCGGCGACCAGGTCCGAGATACGTCGCTTCTCGTATGCCGTGGTGCCGCTGGGGAAGGTGCCGTCCACCGGGAGCGCGCTCACCGGCAGCTCGTCGCCGCGCCCGGCCATCATGGCCGCCGTCACCTGCCGCACGAAGGCCGGGGCGGTCGGGGGCACCGGGGGCAAGGGCTCACGGACCGAGGTCGTGGCGGCGGGCACCGTCACCTCGTTCAGGGCCGCCACAGCCGCGTCCACCGCCTCCTCGTTGCGCCGGACGACCTCGCTCCCCCGCTTCCAGTACGTCCTGCGGATGGCGCCCTTGACCTGCTCGATGGCGCGCTCGCGCGGCAGCACCCCGGAGATCGCGAAGAAGCAGGTCTGGAGCACCGTGTTGGTCCGCCCCGGCAGGCCGCAGTCGCGGGCCACCTTGTCGGCGTCGATGGCGAACAGCCGCAGTCCCTTGGCGATCACCTGCTGCTGCACCGTGCGCGGAAGGGCGTCCCACACCAGGTCGGGCGGCTGCGGGGCGTTCAGGAGCAGGGTCGCGCCGTCGGCCGCCCGAGCCAGCACGTCGACCTTCTCGAGCAGGCCGAGGTGGTGGCAGCCGACGAAGCCGGCCCGGTGCACGAGGTAGGGCGCGCGCACGGGGTGGGGACCGAACCGCAGGTGCGAGACGGTCTGGCCGCCGGACTTCTTGGAGTCGTAGACGAAGTAGCCCTGCGCGTAGATCGCCGGGTCCGCGCCGAGGATCTTGATGGTGTTCTTGTTGGCCCCGACCGTGCCGTCGGAACCGAGCCCGAAGAAGACCGCTCGCACCGTCGCCGGGTCCTCGATGTCGAGGTCGAGGTCGTAGGTGAGGCTGGTGCCGCTGACGTCGTCGACGATGCCGACCGTGAACCGCGCTCGGGGGTCCGGCCGGCCCAGCTCCTCGAAGACCCCGGCCACCATGCCCGGGGTGAACTCCTTGGACGACAGGCCGTAGCGTCCGCCGACCACCAGGGGCAGGCGTCCCCCGTCGCCGTGCCGGCTCGCCTCGGTGAGTGCGGCCACCACGTCGAGGAAGAGCGGTTCGCCCCCGGCGCCCGGCTCCTTGGTGCGGTCGAGGACGGCCACCCGCGACGCGGTCGGCGGTAGTGCTGCGACGAGCTCGGCGGCCGGGAAGGGCCGGTAGAGGCGGACCTGGACGATGCCGACCCGCTCCCCTGACTCGACGAGATGTGCCACCGTCTCGCGGGCGGTCTGGGCGCCGGAGCCCATGACCACGACCACGCGCTCGGCCTCGGGGTGCCCGGCATACTCCACCAGCCGGTAGGCCCGGCCGCAGTGCTCGGCGAGCTCGTCCATGGCAGCCTGCACGATGGCGGGGGTGCGCGCGTAGTAGGGGTTCACCGTCTCGCGGGCCTGGAAGTAGACGTCGGGGTTCTGGGCCGTGCCGCGGATGAACGGCCGCTCGGGAGTCAGCGCCCTCGACCGGTGCCGGCGCACGAGGTCCTCCGGCACCAGGGCGCGCAGCACGTCGTCACCGAGCAGCTCGATGGTGTTGAGCTCGTGCGAGGTGCGGAAGCCGTCGAAGAAGTGCACGAAGGGCACCCGCGAGCGCAGCGTCGCGGCCTGGGCCACCAGCGCGAGGTCGTGCGCCTCCTGCACCGAGGCCGACGACAGCAGGGCGAAGCCGGTCTGCCTCACGGCCATGACGTCGGAGTGGTCACCGAAGATCGAAAGCCCCTGCGCGGCAAGAGATCTCGCAGCGACATGGAAGACGGTGGAGGTGAGCTCACCGGCGATCTTGTACATGTTGGGCACCATGAGCAGCAGACCCTGTGACGCGGTGAACGTGGTGCTCAATGCTCCACCCTGCAGGGCGCCGTGCAGGGCCCCCGCCGCCCCGCCCTCGCTCTGCATCTCCATGACCGTGGGCACCGAGCCCCAGACGTTGGGGCGGTCGCGGGAGGCCCACTCGTCGGCGAGCTCGGCCATCGGGGAGGACGGGGTGATCGGGTAGATCGCGCACAGCTCGTTCAGCCGGTAGGCCACGCTCACGGCGGCCTCGTTGCCGTCGACCGTCACGCGCATGTCAGCTCCCCTCCGCGCTGCCCTCGGCCACCATCTCGATCGCGTGGACCGGGCACTGGCGGTAACAGGTGCCACACCCCGTGCACGCGGTGTAGTCGAACCGGTAGCGGTGTCCCTTGCCGAGCTTGATGACCGCGTCCTCGGGGCACGCACCGAGGCAGCCGTCGCACTCGAAGCAGTTGCCACAGGACAGGCAGCGGCCGGCCTCGAAAGCGACCTCGTCAGGCGAGAGCCCCTCGGTCACCTCCACGAAGGCGTGGACCCGCTCCTGCGGGTCGAGCTCATGCTGCTCCCGGCGGGTGTGGTCGCCGAAGTACCAGAGGTTGAGGGCGCCGAAGTCCGCCACCGGGTGCTTGGCCGCAGGGGTGAGCTCCTGCCCCCGCAGCCACGCGTCGATGCTGCGAGCCGCCCGCTTCCCGTGGCCGACCCCGACGGTCACCGTGCGCTCGCTCGGCACGGCGTCGCCACCGGCGAACACCCCCGCCGCACCCGTCATCAGCGTGACGGGGTCCACCCTCACGGTGTCGCCGTCGAATTCCACGTCCGGGAGCTCGCGCAGGAAGCCGGTGTCGCTCTCCTGGCCCAGCGCGAGGATCACCGTGTCGGCCGCGAGCCTCTCGAACCGGCCGGTGCCGTGCGGGCGCCCCCGCTTGTCGAGCTCCTGCACCTCGACGGTCAGCTCGTGCTCGTTCATCGAGCTGATCGTGCGCAGCCAGTTGATCCGGATGCCCTCCGCCTCGGCGTCACAGGCCTCCTCCTCGTGGGCCGGCATCTGTGCGCGCGTCCGCCGGTAGATGACGACCGTGTCCTCGGCCCCCAGCCGGCGCGCGACCCGGGCGGCGTCCATGGCCGTGTTGCCGCCGCCGTAGACCGCGACGCGCCCGGTCATCGGCCCCTGCTCGCCCGACTCGACCCCCCGGAGGAAAGCGACCGCGTCGATGACCCGCCCGGCGTCCTCGTTGGGGATGTCGACCCGCTTGGACAGGTGGGCACCCACCGCCACGAAGACCGCGTCGAAGCCGCCGTCGCGCATCTCCTCGGCCAGGCTCGAGACCCGGCGCTCCTGCTCGAACAGGACCCCCAGGGCCGCGATGCGGGCGAT
This genomic interval from Knoellia sp. p5-6-4 contains the following:
- a CDS encoding dihydroorotate dehydrogenase-like protein — its product is MDLSTTYLGLPLANPIVASASPMTRSVNGVRKLAAAGIGAVVLPSLFEEQLRKEQERDEELVEARADAFSEALTFFPTGYSGLPGRPQRYLDLVERSAGVVDVPVIASLNGSTPGGWEDFARSLQDAGAAAIEINVYFVPGDPHMTGREVEETHLAILRRVRSVVSIPVAVKLSPHFSSPGEVALRLDQAGADGLVLFNRFQQPDIDVETLAVQPFAGLSRPDDARLARTWIAILRRHVAGSLAATTGVDQWDDVVKYLLSGADAVMTASALMRHGVEHVPALLDGLTQWMSRKGFTTLEEVRGLLAVPAGVDPTAYERAGYVSALERARSTYGDLRLVAPA
- the nifJ gene encoding pyruvate:ferredoxin (flavodoxin) oxidoreductase, with translation MRVTVDGNEAAVSVAYRLNELCAIYPITPSSPMAELADEWASRDRPNVWGSVPTVMEMQSEGGAAGALHGALQGGALSTTFTASQGLLLMVPNMYKIAGELTSTVFHVAARSLAAQGLSIFGDHSDVMAVRQTGFALLSSASVQEAHDLALVAQAATLRSRVPFVHFFDGFRTSHELNTIELLGDDVLRALVPEDLVRRHRSRALTPERPFIRGTAQNPDVYFQARETVNPYYARTPAIVQAAMDELAEHCGRAYRLVEYAGHPEAERVVVVMGSGAQTARETVAHLVESGERVGIVQVRLYRPFPAAELVAALPPTASRVAVLDRTKEPGAGGEPLFLDVVAALTEASRHGDGGRLPLVVGGRYGLSSKEFTPGMVAGVFEELGRPDPRARFTVGIVDDVSGTSLTYDLDLDIEDPATVRAVFFGLGSDGTVGANKNTIKILGADPAIYAQGYFVYDSKKSGGQTVSHLRFGPHPVRAPYLVHRAGFVGCHHLGLLEKVDVLARAADGATLLLNAPQPPDLVWDALPRTVQQQVIAKGLRLFAIDADKVARDCGLPGRTNTVLQTCFFAISGVLPRERAIEQVKGAIRRTYWKRGSEVVRRNEEAVDAAVAALNEVTVPAATTSVREPLPPVPPTAPAFVRQVTAAMMAGRGDELPVSALPVDGTFPSGTTAYEKRRISDLVAEWDPSTCIQCGTCSFVCPHSVIRSKYFDEGELADAPTGFRSMPLDAVGLPTTRYALQVYVEDCTGCGLCVEACPVSPVTDASRKAINLAPVDEQVEREQPNIAFFETLPTADRSRVDFGTVRGTQFLQPLFEFSGACAGCGETPYLKLLTQLFGERLTVANATGCSSIYGGNLPTTPWTKNAEGRGPAWSNSLFEDNAEFGLGLRLAADLHTRLARERLTELRPQVGTELADAILDAPQVREFELAAQRERVAELNRRLSSLEGSAVEDLRSVSDHLLRRSVWIVGGDGWAYDIGSGGLDHVLASGRDVNVLVLDTEVYSNTGGQSSKATPLGAVAKFAAAGKTMAKKDLALQAIAYGNVYVARVAMGADAQQTLTAFREAEAFDGPSLIIAYSHCIAHGIEMKDGLDQQYRAVASGHWPLVRYDPVARAGGRNPFMLDSPRPRIPLEDYIYRELRYRMLRNADPVEAERLLALAQEAVDQRWATYEEMATRSASQFTADARRSS
- a CDS encoding NAD(P)-binding protein gives rise to the protein MTTGDRDLTPLAPLGLGRLRAGPVRQRRPVYVDLLPPCNAGCPAGEDIQGWLARVREGDHEGAWRLLTRDNPFPAVHGRVCYHPCERVCNRSELDDAISIHGVERFLGDLAIERGWQLERPQQRSGRRVLVVGAGPSGLSAAYHLARLGHEVVVRDSGAAPGGMMRYGIPAYRLPRDVLDAEIARIAALGVLFEQERRVSSLAEEMRDGGFDAVFVAVGAHLSKRVDIPNEDAGRVIDAVAFLRGVESGEQGPMTGRVAVYGGGNTAMDAARVARRLGAEDTVVIYRRTRAQMPAHEEEACDAEAEGIRINWLRTISSMNEHELTVEVQELDKRGRPHGTGRFERLAADTVILALGQESDTGFLRELPDVEFDGDTVRVDPVTLMTGAAGVFAGGDAVPSERTVTVGVGHGKRAARSIDAWLRGQELTPAAKHPVADFGALNLWYFGDHTRREQHELDPQERVHAFVEVTEGLSPDEVAFEAGRCLSCGNCFECDGCLGACPEDAVIKLGKGHRYRFDYTACTGCGTCYRQCPVHAIEMVAEGSAEGS